The genomic stretch GGTACGTCAGGGGGCGGGGCCTAAACAGACCCCGCCCACTTCCCAAAAAGGGGCGGGGTCAATTTTAAAGTGGGAGGGGTCAAATATGGAGGGGGGTGGGGTCACAACCCCCCTGACCCcgcccccctttttcccctcccgGCCAATGGGAGGAGCTctctggccccgccccctcctcacccctctCTTCTCTTACAGCTCCGCCCCCCCGAAGCTCCGCCCCCCGACTtcaggccccgcccccctccTTCCTTTTAAACTCCCAACCCCGCCCCTTTTATCTGCAAGCTCCGCCCCCTTTTCCTATCCTGTTACCCCTTGACCACGCCCCCTGCTTTGACCCCGCCCCTTTCCTGGTTAAACCCCGCCTGTTTTCctccaggccccgcccccttgCTTTTCAAGCTCCGCCCATTTTATCAAGCCCcgcccccccttcccccttttatGTTCTGCTTCCTGTTTTACATTAAAACGACCCAAAATGGAGTGGGCGTGGTCTCTGATtgggggcggggcttggggagggggcggggcttgggtTGGTCCATTTTTGGGTGTGGGGGGGGATGAGAAGACCCAAAAAAGCCGAAAATTCctccagaaaaccccaaaatttccccccaaatcccaaaatttccccccaaatcccaaaatttcccctcaaaaccccaaatattttcttgggaccccaaaattcctcccaaaaattCTCTGTTTCCAAAAATTCCCCTTTataacccaaaaaattcccttgaGACCCTCCCAAAACCCTCAAATTCCCCTTTatgaccccaaaatttcccccaaaatctccaaattttcccccaaaattcccctcaaaatcccaaatctccaaattccccattaaaaaaaaaaaaaattaatatgtaTTATAatctatattaaatatatttatattttatatataatataatatagtatatactataatataatgtaatgtattataatattaataataataaaatattataattattttaattaattatatatttattatattattatatattataattattattacaattattatgaaatttattaatttattttttaattcctcccaaaaaccccaaatattttctcttggaTTCCTCAAATTCTCCTttataaaaaccccaaaatttcctcccAGAACcctcaaaaaaatctccaaattcccctcaaaatcccccaaaattcccccaaaaatccccaaattttcccttaaaatcccccaaaattcccccaaaaaatctccaaaattccccaaaaaaactcaaattttccccttaaaatcccccaaaattcccccaaaatctccaaatttccccctaaaatcccccaaaatttcccccagaaatcccccaaaatttcccctaaaatctccaaaatttccccccaaaatcccccaaaaatccccaaaattttccccaaaattcccccaaatttccccccaaaattcacttcACCTCTCAGACATTCCCAGTGAAATTTTTTattggaattctggaattttccctcctccccaaaagccccaaaatccccggaTTTTGCCCCAAAATGTTCATTCAGGGCAGGGGGGGCTCGGTGGCGGCcccggtgctctcctggggctTCATCACATCCGGCAGCTCCGGGGGGCTCGAGAACGGCTCGATGCGGAGCCCCTCGAAGGATTCCTCTGCAATTCgggaggaaagggttaaaattaatattgggagggaaaaaacaaaaaaaaatcccaaaaaaatccgacctagggaccccaaaaaccacaaaaatcgGAGCCAGAAtggccaaaaaaccccaaaaatctgacccaaaatccccaaaatttcagcctggaatccccaaaaatcccctcgAAGGATTCctctggaatttggggaggaaagggttaaaattaaatattggggagggaaaaatcaaaaaaaaatccgACCTaggattttccccccatttttttcccaaaaattccccatttcccccccattttttgcctcattttcccCCCTATTTTGACCCATTAacccctccaaaatccccaattttccccattttttccccaaaatccccatttttcccaattttccccaaatttccccccatttttcccccattttcccccccaaaatccccattttttcctcatttccccccattttttctcccatttttcccccatttttgcctcatttttccccaaaaaaatccaatttttccccccatttttgcctcattttcccccaatttttccccattttccctcatttttcccccctaaaatccctttttttccccccattttccccccattttttcctcaatttccccctgatttttcccccattttttccccaattccccccattttttccccaatttttccccaattttttcccccaaaatccccattttttccccattttttcccccatttccccccccatttttcccccctgaaatcccattttttcccccaaaatccccatttttctcccatttttctcccgtttttctcccattttttccccaaaaaatcccaattttttccccatttttccccattttcccccatttttcccccattttttccccatttcccccccatttttcccccccaaaattcccatttttccccatttttccccacccCCGTTGCGCAGCGCCAGCCCCACGGTtgccccatttttccccccaaaatccccatttttccacaaaaaaaattcccattttccccccattttttcccccaaaattcccatttttttcccattttcccccccatttttcccccatttttgcctcattttttcccccatttttcccccatttccccccattttttcccccaaaatccccatttttcccccatttttccccatttttccccatttttcccccattttcccccatttttttccccatttttccccatttttcccacccCCGTTGCGCAGCGCCAGCCCCACggtttcccccatttttccccccaaaatccccatttttctcccgtttttctcccattttttccccattttttccccatttttcccccatttttccccatttttccccattttttccccattttttccccatttttcctcctagaatccccattttttccccccatttttccaccatttccccccatttttcccccatttttctccccatttttcccccctaaaattccaattttttccccattttttcccccattttccccatttttttcccccatttttcccctatttcccccccattttttccccattttttcccgttttttccccattttttcccacccCCGTTGCGCAGCGCCAGCCCCACGGTGGCCGGCGCCTGTGGCCGCGCCGTCTGGCTCGTGAAGCCGCAGTCGCCCAAAGTCTTGGAATCCTCCAGCAGCTGGTCGTcctgggaggggggaaaaaacagggaaatcagcccaaaattgcaccaaaatatccctgaaatatGCCCAAAATATCACCAAAATATCACctgaaatatccctgaaatatccccaaaatatccccaaaatagcACCAAAATTGtgccaaaaatatccccaaaatagcACCAAAATATCCCTCAAAATATgcccaaaatatccctgaaatatctctgaaattaccccaaaatatcccagaaatcTCCCTGAAATCacccaaaaatatcctttaaaatatcctttaaaattaccccaaaatatcccctaAAGTATCCTCAAAATATGTctgaaattaccccaaaatatccctgaaattaccccaaaatatcccctgaaatgtctctgaaattaccccaaaatatcACTTGAAATATgcccaaaatatccctgaaaatATCCCataaatattcctgaaatatccccaaaattaccccaaaatatccccaaaaatatccctgaaatatccccaaaatatccccaaaatatccccgaaatatcctcaaaatatccctgaaattaccccaaaatatccccagaaatattcctgaaatatccccaaaattaccccaaattaTCACTTGAAATATgcccaaaatatccctgaaatatcctcaaaatatccccaaaattaccccaaaatatcccctgaaattaccccaaaatatcctcaaaatatcaccaaaatatccccaaaattacccctgaaatatcctcaaaatatccctgaaattaccccaaaatatcACCTGAAATATCCCCTAAAATCTCCTtaaaatcccctcaaatcccccctaAAATCTCCAAAATTTCCCCTAAAAACCATCAAACCCcttaaatcccccaaattcccaaaatttcacctaaaaaccccaaaaaaaccctaaaatcccaaaatttccccaaaaatcccaaaatttcccctaaaaaacccccaaatcctcctcaaATCCCCCCTAAAACCTCCCCAattctcccccaaaaatcaccaaaatttcccctaaaaacctccaaaaaaccccaaaatttcccctaaaatcccaaaatttcccctaaaatcgctaaaatttccccaaaaatcccaaaatttccctaaaaaaccccaaaatccccctcaaaccTCCCCAATTCTCCCTCACAACCCCActaaaacctccccaaaaacctccccaaatatcccccaaaaatcaccaaaatttcccctaaaaaccccaaaatttcccctaaaaaccccaaaattttccctaaaaccccaatttttcccaaaaaaaccccaaaatttcccattttgaGCCCGCCTTGTAGAGCCGCTGCTCCTCGGGCGGCCGGTGCAGGATTCCCTGCACGATTCTCTTCAGCTCCAACACGGTCGAGGATTCCTTGGCCTCGGTAAAAATCGTGGTTTTGTGCCGCCGGATCATCAGAAACACGTCCTAAATACGAAAAAATCGcgatttttaaacattttattccGTTTTTCAGCggttttattccattttttgagggtttttaattccattttaggCCGCGGCTCCTGAGGGAGGGGGCGTGGTTAAGCGTAAGGGGGCGTGGCTTGTTAAAAAAAGAGGCGGTCACCACATAAAATAAGGCGGAGTTTGCCTTTTAAGGgcataattattaattaaaagaTGTAATTAAAGCAGAAAGGGGCGTGGTTATTAAAATTTAAGCGTTATTtgcatgaaaataataaaagtttgGGATTATTTAAGGGGCGTGGTTTGCGTGAGGGGAGGTGGGCGTGGCCTCGCTGAGGGGGCGCGCGGAGTGGGCGTGGCCTCGCTGAGGGGGAGCCGCCCGCGCTCGTTTattgcgggggagggggggaagcGGATTTGAGGCGAAATTTCGGCATTTCGGGCAAATCCTTCGCGCTTTTCCCGATCCCGCCGAAATCCCAAAGTGACCCAAAAAGCTCCGGAACGGCCCCAAAACCTCCGCGGagccgcctcctcctccccctccccccgggGGCTCCCTCTCACCATGGCGGCCGCTCCGCCGGCTCCGTCTGCGCCGGGTCCGCCGCGATCCCAGCGGCCCCCGCGGCAGCCGCGCACCCGCACAAGGCAGCGCGAAATCTCGCGAGATCCGCCGCCATCTTGAGAAGGTCCTGAGGGGGGACGGTGACGATGGCGCCGccattttgaaaaggaaaaatgaaaaatgggattttgggggggcttTTGAGGCAATTTTGGGAGATTTCGAGGTTAAAAAGCTCATCCGAGTGGATTTAGGAGGTGTTAAATACAACTGTGGTGTTGTCGTGAATTTTTGGCTGAAATTTCGGCGAAATTCGAggaggggggattttggggtgtcccccccccccccatcacGGGATgaattttgaggggatttttcaCCTTTCCCTCTGAAAATCGATTCccacccctcccccccctcctgAAAATCGATTcccaccccccctccccctctttttattttttaagggcgtcacccccaaaatttttggggtgtgggCACCCCTCCCCCCCCGGGCATGGGCGAACCCGTCGGACGGCGTCAGGTGTgggagggggggtgggggtgggcgTGGCCACGCCCCCGACCCGATTTaagggggtgctgggggtgggggaggggcgggcgCCGCCATGGGGACCCCGCGGGcgctgctgcccctcccccccctcctgctgctgctgatggtaCTGGCCGCCCTGGCCTGTGACGTCATCAGGCGCGGGGACCCCCCCTCAGGTGAGACCcaaaaggggaggggggggaaggggggggggggaaatccccttgcccctcccccaccccgtGGGAATCGGTTTTGgcgggaaattttgggatttttttttttttaacttcccccctcaaaaaataaaaattttttgggattcGGAAAAATTTGGGGGTGAAATTTTGGCGGGAaatttcgggatttttttttttaatgcccccccccaaaaaaaaattttggggaattttggggaaattttgggaattttgggtggaaattttgggaattttgggtggaaattttgggaattttgggtggaaattttggggattttgggtgaaaatttgggaattttggggtgaaaaatttgggaattttgggatgaaaatttgggaattgtgtgtggaaattttgggaattttgggtggaatttttggggattttgaggtggaaattttgggattttcctcccaaatttgggggtttaaaatttgggaattttcaggtggaatttgggggtgaaaatttgggaattttgggtggaattttggggatttgaggtggaaattttgggggttttttggggttttttgtggatttttgtttcttcagggTTTTGTTGggtggattttggattttttgtggatttcttttttatattttgtgggttttgtttggtttttggggtttttttggggaatttttgggtttattttgggtggattttggggtttttggggtttttaaaattgattttttggggggttttctggggggattttgggtttattttgggtggatttttgggtttttaaaatggatttttttgggttttttgggggaggattttgggtggattttggggtttttaaaatggattttttggggttttttgggttttgggtggattttggggtttttttggggtggattttggggtttttggggtttttaaaatggattttttggggttttttgggggtattttggggttttgggttttttgggattttggggatttttgggtttattttgggtggattttgggggttttgggggtttttaaaatggatttttgggggaatttttgggtttattttcggtggattttggggttttttggggtggatttttggtgtttttttaggtggattttgggttttgggattttgggtaattttgggtttatttagggtggattttggggttttttggggtttttaaaatggaatttttgggtggattttggggtttattggggttcacctttttctccccccattttcccccccagaTGGGTCCCGGGAGCTCTCGGAGACGGAGAGGGGTGAGaacccaaaatgtcccaaaatgtccccaaaaatgtcccaaaaatgtcccaaaatgtccccaaaatgtccccaaaatgtccccaaaatgtccccaaaaatgtcccaaaaatgtccccaaatgtccccaaaaatgtccccaaaaatgtcaaaaaaatgtccccaaaatgtccccaaaatgtccccaaaaatgtcaaaaaaatgtcccaaaaaatgtccccaaaaatgtcaaaaaaatgtccccaaattaTCCTgaaatggccccaaaaatgccccaaaaatgtcctgaaatcaccccaaaaatgtcccaaaaatgtccccaaaaatgtccccaaaaatgtcacaaaatgtcctcaaaaatgtcacaaaaatgtccccaaaatgtccccaaaaatgtcacaaaatgtccccaaattaTCCTGAAATGGTCcaaaaaatgtccccaaaaatgtcccaaatcccctctaaatgtccccaaaccgccccaaaatgtccccaaaatgtccccaaaccccctgaaatGTCCCCAAcctgtccctgagtgtccccaaatgtccccaaatcccctctgaaTGTCCCCAGAttccccctcagtgtccccaaatgtccccaaaccccctctaaatgtccccaaatccccctgaattgtccccaaacccctcccaaatgtcccaaaatcccccaaatatgccccaaatcccctctaaatgtcccaaaatgtccccaaatccctccaaacCCCTGAAAagtccccaaatccttcccaaacccccccaaaatgtccccaaatgtccccaaatccccttgaTTTGTCCTTAAATCCCcctaaatgtccccaaatgtccccaaatcccctcttaATGTCCCCAAACCTCCTCCAGATCCCCCTAAAacgtccccaaatgtccccaagccccctgAATTGTCCCCAACCTGTCCCTAAGTGTCCCCAAACGTctcaaaatgtccccaaacctccccaaaatgtccccaaatgtccccaaatcccctctgaatgtccccaaattcccctgaaaagtccccaaacccctcccaaaatgtccccaagtgtccccaaacctccccaaaatgtccccaaatctccccaaatcccccaaatatgtccccaaatcccctctaaatgtcccaaaacccccctgaaATGTCCCTAAGTGTCCCCAAACCTTCctaaaatgtccccaaatcccctctaaATGTCCCCAAcctgtccctgagtgtccccaaatcccctctaaatgtccccaaatgtccccaaacccccttgatttgtccccaaacctccccaaaatgtctccaaatgtccccaaatgtccccaaatccccccaaatgtccccagtgtgaCCCTAACCCTGTCCgtctctctctcccctcagagtgcggccggccccgccccccgcccgggccccgccccccgcccgggccccgccccccgggcaggccccgcccccgcgccgTGGGGGGCTCGGAGGCGGGGGAGGGgcgctggccctggcagggctccctGCAGAGGGGGGGCAGCCACGTGTGCGGGGCGAGTCTGGTGTCCCACGAGTGGGTGGTGACGGCCGCGCACTGCCTGCAGGGGTGAGtgaccagtatggaccagtatggaccagtatggaccagtatggaccagtatagaccagtatggGCCCAAAAAACCCCGTGAAAATCCATAAAAGTACATAgaaaccagtatagaccagtataaaccagtatgggATTAGGACTAGGAGTGACTGGGAGGGACTTGGAACAGGCCAggaccagtacaaaccagtataaaccagtatggaccagtacagaccagtataaaccagtatgggCCAAAAAAATTCCGTAAAAATCCATagaaaccagtatggaccagtatggaccagtatggatTAGGACTAGGAGTGACTGGAGGGCTTGGAACAGGCcagaccagtatggaccagtatggaccagtagACCAGTATGggccagtataaaccagtatggatccaaaaatccccatagAAATCCATAgaaaccagtatagaccagtataaaccagtatggactgGACCAGAATGGCTGGAAATGACCAGAACTACAGACcgtatggaccagtataaaccagtatgtgCAAAAAACCATAGAAATCCATAGATCCATAAAACCAGTACAACAGTaagaccagtataaaccagtctaacagtatagaccagtataaaccagtacaaaccatataaaccagtatagaccagtatggaccagtatggaccagtatggacaCAAAAACCCCATAGAAATCCATAGaaatccataaaaatccataaaaatccatagaaaccagtacaaaccagtatagaccagtacagaccagtacaaaccagtacaaaccagtatagaccagtacaaaccagtacaaaccagtatagaccagtacagagaattttttcaggtttttttgtcatttttggggtcatttggggtcactctggggtgGGGGCGGGGCCGAATAAACAGCGTGTGGGCGGGGCCAATGGGATGGACacgcccccagcccctcccaccgttaagccccgccccctctccctcaggagctcctgctcatttttggggccttttttggggtcttttttttttgaattttttgggtctttttttggaaattttttgggtcaatttggggtcatttttagggagattttgggtcattttggggtcatttttgggtCAATATTTGAGTCATTTTTGGGTCACTTTGGGGTCACTTTTGGGGTCActtttgggtcattttgggtcatttttagAGAGATTCTTGGGTCATTCTTGGGTCAATTTTTGAGTCActtttggggtcactttggggtCATTTTCaggtcatttttggggttatttttttgtaatttttcgGGTCTTATTTTGGCaattttttgggtaattttgggtcatttttgggtaattttttggtaattttgaggtaattttttggtcattttgagGTCATTTTTAGGGAGATTTTTAGGTCcttttggggtcatttttgggtCACTTTGGGGTCATTTTAGGGAGATTTTTAGGTGACTTTTGGgtcatttttctgtaattttttgggtcttattttggaaattttttgggtaattttggggtcatttttgggtcatttttgggtcatttttgaTTTTTAGGTGATTTTTGGGTCACTTTGGGGTCATTTTTAGGGAGATTTTTTGGTCATTCTTGGGTCAATTTTTGAGTCATTTTTGGGTCACTTTGGGGtcatttttttgtaattttttgggtcttattttggaaatttttggggcaattttggggtcatttttgggtcattttttggtcattttgggGTCATTATGGGGTAATTTCTTGGTCATTTCTTGGtcattttgggtcatttttggggtcaCTTTTGGGTCACTTTGGGGTCATTTTTAGGGAGATTT from Zonotrichia leucophrys gambelii isolate GWCS_2022_RI unplaced genomic scaffold, RI_Zleu_2.0 Scaffold_97_166073, whole genome shotgun sequence encodes the following:
- the ELOB gene encoding elongin-B, translated to MDVFLMIRRHKTTIFTEAKESSTVLELKRIVQGILHRPPEEQRLYKDDQLLEDSKTLGDCGFTSQTARPQAPATVGLALRNGEESFEGLRIEPFSSPPELPDVMKPQESTGAATEPPLP